The Alteribacter keqinensis DNA segment TCGCCAGCTCATCCTGTGTAATCTGGAGATGCTCCATCAATTTCTGATAGGCTTTCGCTTCTTCCAGAGCATTCAGATCTTCCCGCTGAATGTTTTCGATCAGTGCGATTTCCATCATTTCATCTTCTGTGAGCTGCCGCACGACAGCCGGGATCGTTTTTAAATCCGCTGCTCTTGCAGCACGGAACCGGCGTTCTCCAACAACAATTTCGTACCCTTTAATGCTTTTTCTTACAATAATCGGCTGAAGTACTCCATGCTGGGCAATGGACGTCTTCAATTCGTCAATTGCTTCGTCACTGAACTGCTTCCGCGGCTGATAAGGGTTCGGCCTGAGCTCACTGATGCTGATCTCATCGACTTTTTCTTGCTTTTCATCATCCGGAAAGAGTGCCTGAATACCTCTTCCTAGACCTTTACCCATTTGACACCACTTCCTTCGCTAGTTCTGTATATACTTCGGCCCCTTTGGATCGGGGGTCGTACGTAATAATCGGTTCACCGTGACTCGGTGCTTCACCAAGACGGACGTTCCTTGGAATAATCGTCTGGAAGACTTTTTCCCGGAAGTACTTTTTCACTTCTTCAATCACCTGTATACCGAGGTTTGTCCGTGCATCCAGCATTGTAAGCAGTACGCCTTCAATCGCCAGCTGCTGATTCAGGTGCTTTTGTACGAGCCTCACTGTATTCAGTAACTGACTGAGGCCTTCGAGAGCATAGTACTCGCACTGCACCGGAATAAGCACGCTGTCCGCAGCAGTCAGAGAATTAATCGTCAAAAGCCCGAGAGATGGAGGGCAGTCAATAATAATGTAGTCGTAATCTTTTGTTACCTGATCGATTGCCCGCTTTAATCTTACTTCCCGGGAAATAGTCGGAACAAGCTCTATTTCTGCACCTGCCAGCTGAATCGTTGATGGCAGAATATGAAGTCGTTCCGTCGACGTAGGCTGAATCACTTTTTTTGGGTCTGCATCTTCAACAAGGACATTATAAATGCACTCATCAATATCACCTTTATCAATACCAACCCCGCTCGTTGTATTTCCCTGTGGGTCTACGTCAATGATCAACACACGCTGTCCCTGGGCAGCAAGACACGCGCTTAAATTAACTGCAGTCGTCGTTTTTCCGACGCCGCCTTTCTGATTTGCGATGGCAATTACCTTTCCCATCTCGTCACCTACCTGACTTCACGTTCCTTTATTAAGTGAAACTGATTCTTTCTGCATGATAAAAACATTCTGGTCGCTATTTTCCGAAACGATCGAAATATTCTGTAACTCGTTTTATTTTACCACGAAAACCGCCGAAAAACGGAAGTACGGTTGAGAAAAATGATAAAATACCTATATAGATAATCAGGAAAAATGTCGACCATTCCTAGAAGAAAGGCTGATCAGACGATGTACTGTTTATGCGAAACACCTTTACAATCAATTCACCTGCAGTCAGACAGTGAGAATCCCCTTACGTGCTCTCACTGCGCAGCTAACCTTGAAATCGGAGAATTGACAATTTCCCCTCTCGTAAAAAAGGCCGTGATGCAGTGGGCAGATCATTACGAACAAGGAAAACTGACCACAAAAGAGGCCAATGACGCCGGACACCAGCTTGTCTACCGCCTGCAGGCAGCACTTGACGGCAGAACACTTGTGTTTTATATTCCCCTTCTGGAAAAATAAGGCCCTTGTCTAAGGACTGCATAAAAGTGCAGTCCTTTTTTTGGCTGATTAACGGGTTTGCAGTCGGGATTAACGGTTTAGTCCATTTCCCCAAAAAAAGAAAGCATTCGCCCTGTTTAAAAAGAGGCCGAATGCTTTTTTGTATACGTTCATTTACGATTTAGGAATACGGATTGTGAACTGATAGTAATCATCATTTTCTTCTTCGTTTGTATCCAGCTCCATTCCGGACTGCGCCACCATGTCGAGGGACTGGCGGATCGTGTTCATAGCCAGACGCATATCCCTGGAATAACCTTTACGGATCGGCTTTTTCTTTTCCGGTTTTGGTTCAATCATGCGCTTAACCTGTTCTTCAGTCTGCTTTACGTTCAGTTCCTCCTCAATAATCCGAGCAAGGAGTTTGATTTGTTTTTCATCATCTTTCAGTGAAATTAACGCACGTGCATGGCGTTCTGTAATCAAGCGGCCCATGAGGGCGTCCTGTACTTCCTGGGGAAGGTGCAGGAGTCTCAGTTTATTTGCAACCGTAGACTGCCCTTTCCCGAGTCGCTGAGCAAGACTTTCCTGTGTGAGACCGTGAATATCGATCAGCTTTGCATATGCCATCGCTTCTTCTATGGAGGTTAATCCTTCCCGCTGCAGGTTTTCAATAAGTGCAACGGATGCCGTCTGGGCATCATTAAATTCTTTTACTACGCCGGGAATCGTTTCCCACCCAAGCTTGGTTACTGCACGCCAGCGACGTTCTCCTGCAATAATCTCAAATTTCCCGTCCCGCTCACGGACGACAATCGGCTGAATAATGCCGTGGGTCTTGATCGTCTGAGCCAGTTCTTCAATTCGTTCATCCTGAAACACAGTACGGGGCTGGTACCGGTTCGGAACAATATCTGCAACGGGAAGCTGCCTTATTTCCTCTCTGTCACTCACTTCAACTTCTTCTTGTTGTTTTTCATTCAAGCCAAACAAGCGTGACAACGACTGCTTCATGGCGACACCACCTTCTGAAAACTACCTTACTCCATTTCGAGAAAATCACAAGAGAATCCTGCTAGACTGCGGGTAAAAATTACGCTAAAAATCGTGGTTTTTCACTGTCTCTTTTTCCGAATCATTCATTCAGCCGCGTTTTACACCAGGGGCTGCTTGTTCGGAGTGCCCGGTTTTCGTGGAAATTTACCCGGGGTCTGATTCACTTTTTTGATTTTAATAATGGATCGTTCGCTTTCTTCCTGAGGAAGGGTAAATTGATTCGCTTCAATCAGTTCCCCGCCTAAAAGGGAGAATGCCTTTTTCGACTCGCTGAGCTCATTTTTTGCTCCTGCACCTTTCATTGCCAGAAATGTGCCGTCTTTTTTTACGAGAGGAATGCACAGCTCGCTTAAAACAGGCAGTCTTGCCACTGCACGAGCCATAGCCACATCAAAGTGTTCACGGTGTTCCTTTTTCTTACCGAACGTTTCTGCCCGGTCATGATAAAACGATACCCCTGTAAGATCGAGTTCTTCTGCCAGCGCGTGAAGAAATGTGATCCGCTTATTCAGCGAATCGACAATCGTCACGTCAAGATGCGGAAAGCAGATTTTAAGGGGCAGGCTTGGAAAGCCGGCTCCGGCACCGATGTCCACTACTGTTTCAACTGAATTAAAATCATGGTAAAAAGCCGCCGAAACTGAATCGAAAAAATGCTTTAAATAGACTTCTTCTTTGGCAGTAATGGCTGTGAGATTCATGCGTTCATTCCAGTCTACGAGAATGTGAAAGTAACGCTCAAACTGAGACAGCTGATGATCGCTCAGAGTGATTCCTCTTTTTTTAAGCTCTTGTTGAAATTCTTGTACGTTCATGCTCTCACCTTTTCTGCTGACGTCAGGATTCAGCTTTATTTGATGCGTGCACTTTTTTTAACCGGCCCTGCTCCATGTAAACAAGCAGAACAGAGACATCGGCCGGTGTCACACCCGATACCCGGGATGCCTGGGCCATCGTAAGTGGACGTACTTCTGAAAGCTTTTGTCTCGCTTCCATGGCCAGTCCGCTGATGGACATATAGTCAAGGTCCACTGGAAGTTTCTTTGTTTCCATCTTCTTAAGACGCTGAACCTGCTCAAGCTGCTTGGCAATATACCCTTGGTACTTCAGCTGAATCTCCACCTGCTCCTGCACGTCTTCGTCCAGTTCTTTCTGTGGCGGTGTCAGCTGTGCTACATGGCTGTAGTTCACTTCCGGTCTTTTTAAAAGAACCGTTGCATTCATGGCATCTTTTAATGGCGAAGAAGGAATCGATTCAAGGAGAGCCTGTGCTTCATCGGAAACTTTAATAGTAGTTTTTTCAAGTCGTTTAATCTCGCCGGCAATCGCTTGTTTCTTCTCTTCAAAACGGGCAAATCGCTCGTCTGAGATCAAGCCAATCTCGTGTCCGCGCTCTGTGAGGCGGAGGTCGGCGTTGTCATGTCTCAACAGTAGACGGTATTCAGCCCGGGAAGTGAGCAGCCTGTACGGCTCGTTTGTCCCTTTTGTCACGAGGTCATCAATTAAAACGCCGATATACGCATCAGATCTATCCAGAATTAATGGCTCTTTGTCCTGGACTTTAAGTGCAGCGTTGATCCCGGCCATGAGGCCCTGCCCGGCTGCTTCTTCGTATCCACTCGTGCCGTTAATCTGACCTGCTGTAAATAAAGAGTCGATTTTTTTCGTTTCAAGTGACGGCCATAGCTGGGTTGGTACCATGGCATCATACTCAATTGCATAGCCCGGCCGCATCATCCGAACCTCTTCAAGACCTGGAATGGTCTTAAGCATGTTCAGCTGGATATCTTCGGGCAGACTCGTTGAAAGCCCCTGTACATAAACTTCTGACGTATTTCTTCCTTCCGGTTCCAGGAAGATCTGGTGACGGGGTTTATCGCTGAAACGGACAATTTTATCTTCAATTGACGGACAGTATCTTGGTCCTGTCCCTTCGATCATACCTGAATACATTGGTGAACGCTGAAGATTGCTGTTAATAATTTCGTGCGTCTCATCATTTGTATAAGTAAGCCAGCACGGAAGCTGGTCCGTTATATATTTAGTCGTTTCATATGAAAATGCTCGTGGAACATCGTCCCCCGGCTGAATTTCCGTTTTTGAATAGTCGATCGTCTGGCTGTTTACACGAGGCGGTGTTCCGGTCTTAAAGCGGACCATCTCAAAGCCGAGATCTTTCAGGTTATGGCTCAGGTTTACCGACGGCTGCATGTTGTTCGGTCCGCTGTCGTATGCGAGGTCACCTAAAATGACTTTCCCCCGAAGGTATGTTCCCGTAGTAACAACAACCGCTTTCGAACGGTACTCGGCACCTGTCTGGGTCACAACACCTTTACAAACTCCGTCTTCAATAATAAGCTCTTCGACCATCCCCTGCCGCAATAACAGGTTCGGTGTTTCCTCAATGGTCTTTTTCATTTCATGCTGATACAAAAATTTGTCTGCCTGCGCACGCAGTGCACGTACTGCAGGCCCTTTACCTGTGTTCAGCATCCGCATTTGAATATGGGTTTTGTCGATATTACGGCCCATTTCGCCGCCCAGTGCATCGATCTCCCGTACGACGATTCCCTTTGCAGGCCCCCCAACTGAGGGGTTACAAGGCATGTAGGCAACAGCATCCAGGTTAAGGGTCAGCATAAGCGTGTTTGCGCCCATGCGGGCAGAAGCAAGCCCTGCCTCCACCCCTGCATGACCTGCACCGATGACAATGACATCATATTCTCCACCTTGATAATTCATTGGGATTTACCTCCTTAATCAAACTTTCGTACACGTACATTTATTTTCCTAAACAGAACTGGGAGAACAATTGATCAATCAAGCTTTCATTCACGCTGTCACCAATCACTTCACCAAGCAGTTCCCATGCTTTTGTAATATCGATTTGAACCATATCTACCGGCATACCTGCATCTACAGATGACAGGGCATCGTCAATCGTCCTGCTCGCCTGATTTAACAGAGCGATGTGACGGGAGTTCGACACGTATGTCATATCACCTGAATCAAGGTCTCCTTCAAAAAAGAGCTCCTTGATTGCTTCTTCAAGCTCATCAATGCCTTCATCTTTCAAAAGGGAGGTTGTAAGAACGGTGCGGCTCCCTGCCAGTTCCCTCACCCGTTCCATATCAAGCTTTGACTCAAGATCCGTCTTGTTAACGATGATGATTGAGTCCCTGCCTTCACTGATTGTGAGGAGCTTCTCGTCTTCTTCCGTGAGCGATTCATTATTGTTCAGGACCAAAAGAACGAGTTCGGCTTCACTTACAAGCTTCCTTGATCTTTCAACTCCGATTTTCTCTACTACATCTTCTGTTTCCCTGATTCCTGCAGTATCAAGCAGGCGAAGAGGCACGCCGCGAACATTCACATATTCCTCAATAACGTCACGCGTCGTTCCGGGGATATCAGTTACAATCGCTTTGTTTTCATGAACAAGACTGTTTAACAAAGATGACTTCCCTACGTTTGGCCTGCCGATAATAACCGTGGACAGACCTTCACGAAGAATTTTTCCCTGCTGGGCGGTCTGCAGTAAATAATTGATCTCATCTCTTACATACCCTGCTTTCTCCTTTAAGATATCCAGAGTCATCTCTTCTGCGTCGTATTCGGGATAATCAATGTTCACTTCTACATGAGCAACCGTTTCTAAAAGTTCCTGTCTGAGCTTTTGAATCCTGCTCGACAACCGTCCCTCTACCTGACTCATGGCCACATTCATGGCACGGTCCGTTTTCGCACGGATCAAGTCCATGACTCCTTCTGCCTGAGACAAGTCTATGCGGCCGTTTAGAAAGGCACGCTTTGTAAACTCACCAGGCTCTGCAAGTCTCGCTCCTTCATTTAAAGCCATCTGCAAAACACGGTTTACAGAAACAAGTCCCCCGTGACAGTTAATCTCAACCAGGTTTTCTTTTGTGAAAGTCCTCGGCGCATGCATCACACTGATCATAACTTCCTCGATTGTTTCTTCTGTTTTCGGATCAACAATATGTCCGTAGTTAATGGTATGGGTGTCTGCTTCAGTGAGGGTACGTCTCCCTTTATACAGGCGGTCTGCAATGGCGATCGCATCATCTCCGCTGATTCTTACAATCCCGATCGCTCCTTCTCCCATCGGTGTTGAAATCGCTGCGATTGTATCCAGTTCCATTCCCCTTCACCTCTCTTTCGCTTCATTCATTTATTCGATCATTTATTGTTAATGGGGTAAATAAAAAACTGTATCCAAAATATTAGAATACCACAATAGCCTTTTTAA contains these protein-coding regions:
- the mnmE gene encoding tRNA uridine-5-carboxymethylaminomethyl(34) synthesis GTPase MnmE — translated: MELDTIAAISTPMGEGAIGIVRISGDDAIAIADRLYKGRRTLTEADTHTINYGHIVDPKTEETIEEVMISVMHAPRTFTKENLVEINCHGGLVSVNRVLQMALNEGARLAEPGEFTKRAFLNGRIDLSQAEGVMDLIRAKTDRAMNVAMSQVEGRLSSRIQKLRQELLETVAHVEVNIDYPEYDAEEMTLDILKEKAGYVRDEINYLLQTAQQGKILREGLSTVIIGRPNVGKSSLLNSLVHENKAIVTDIPGTTRDVIEEYVNVRGVPLRLLDTAGIRETEDVVEKIGVERSRKLVSEAELVLLVLNNNESLTEEDEKLLTISEGRDSIIIVNKTDLESKLDMERVRELAGSRTVLTTSLLKDEGIDELEEAIKELFFEGDLDSGDMTYVSNSRHIALLNQASRTIDDALSSVDAGMPVDMVQIDITKAWELLGEVIGDSVNESLIDQLFSQFCLGK
- the noc gene encoding nucleoid occlusion protein — its product is MKQSLSRLFGLNEKQQEEVEVSDREEIRQLPVADIVPNRYQPRTVFQDERIEELAQTIKTHGIIQPIVVRERDGKFEIIAGERRWRAVTKLGWETIPGVVKEFNDAQTASVALIENLQREGLTSIEEAMAYAKLIDIHGLTQESLAQRLGKGQSTVANKLRLLHLPQEVQDALMGRLITERHARALISLKDDEKQIKLLARIIEEELNVKQTEEQVKRMIEPKPEKKKPIRKGYSRDMRLAMNTIRQSLDMVAQSGMELDTNEEENDDYYQFTIRIPKS
- a CDS encoding ParA family protein, with translation MGKVIAIANQKGGVGKTTTAVNLSACLAAQGQRVLIIDVDPQGNTTSGVGIDKGDIDECIYNVLVEDADPKKVIQPTSTERLHILPSTIQLAGAEIELVPTISREVRLKRAIDQVTKDYDYIIIDCPPSLGLLTINSLTAADSVLIPVQCEYYALEGLSQLLNTVRLVQKHLNQQLAIEGVLLTMLDARTNLGIQVIEEVKKYFREKVFQTIIPRNVRLGEAPSHGEPIITYDPRSKGAEVYTELAKEVVSNG
- the rsmG gene encoding 16S rRNA (guanine(527)-N(7))-methyltransferase RsmG, whose product is MNVQEFQQELKKRGITLSDHQLSQFERYFHILVDWNERMNLTAITAKEEVYLKHFFDSVSAAFYHDFNSVETVVDIGAGAGFPSLPLKICFPHLDVTIVDSLNKRITFLHALAEELDLTGVSFYHDRAETFGKKKEHREHFDVAMARAVARLPVLSELCIPLVKKDGTFLAMKGAGAKNELSESKKAFSLLGGELIEANQFTLPQEESERSIIKIKKVNQTPGKFPRKPGTPNKQPLV
- the mnmG gene encoding tRNA uridine-5-carboxymethylaminomethyl(34) synthesis enzyme MnmG, which translates into the protein MNYQGGEYDVIVIGAGHAGVEAGLASARMGANTLMLTLNLDAVAYMPCNPSVGGPAKGIVVREIDALGGEMGRNIDKTHIQMRMLNTGKGPAVRALRAQADKFLYQHEMKKTIEETPNLLLRQGMVEELIIEDGVCKGVVTQTGAEYRSKAVVVTTGTYLRGKVILGDLAYDSGPNNMQPSVNLSHNLKDLGFEMVRFKTGTPPRVNSQTIDYSKTEIQPGDDVPRAFSYETTKYITDQLPCWLTYTNDETHEIINSNLQRSPMYSGMIEGTGPRYCPSIEDKIVRFSDKPRHQIFLEPEGRNTSEVYVQGLSTSLPEDIQLNMLKTIPGLEEVRMMRPGYAIEYDAMVPTQLWPSLETKKIDSLFTAGQINGTSGYEEAAGQGLMAGINAALKVQDKEPLILDRSDAYIGVLIDDLVTKGTNEPYRLLTSRAEYRLLLRHDNADLRLTERGHEIGLISDERFARFEEKKQAIAGEIKRLEKTTIKVSDEAQALLESIPSSPLKDAMNATVLLKRPEVNYSHVAQLTPPQKELDEDVQEQVEIQLKYQGYIAKQLEQVQRLKKMETKKLPVDLDYMSISGLAMEARQKLSEVRPLTMAQASRVSGVTPADVSVLLVYMEQGRLKKVHASNKAES
- a CDS encoding ParB/RepB/Spo0J family partition protein, translated to MGKGLGRGIQALFPDDEKQEKVDEISISELRPNPYQPRKQFSDEAIDELKTSIAQHGVLQPIIVRKSIKGYEIVVGERRFRAARAADLKTIPAVVRQLTEDEMMEIALIENIQREDLNALEEAKAYQKLMEHLQITQDELAKKLGKSRPHIANHLRLLQLPQLAQQFLAEGKLSMGHGRALLGLKNKEQIPATIQKVVNEKLSVRQLEEYVQKVNVAVSRETKDKKKQVSPFVREREASLKKYFGTNVQIKQGKKKGKIEIDFFSEDDLDRILTLLDREG